A stretch of Podospora bellae-mahoneyi strain CBS 112042 chromosome 5, whole genome shotgun sequence DNA encodes these proteins:
- a CDS encoding hypothetical protein (EggNog:ENOG503NTWW; COG:S) encodes MAETKLKDLSSLRPSLKKLINAPFASPATTPAPPQIRNIYQRLSREAKSRKYGERPWITIAAAATFTLNSPSSLSHLHSTSSSLIPHPTLPSLTPPLTPLLLAELIREVGLKCISFNGIPRTINCLNAFRSDLEVNPWSSSLSSVPSRTVTTSNINNTISRGNALWKSIYTPHHGKLTQKLALAHPDLPGYILQGHYAMLLADPPRHVEGGVPRQARLGRCLTSLVAIACLRAQRGVGPQVLSHVYGLRKAVEQGLHREEFEDEEEREGMERLAGDEGCEWILESVDKIARAIGGGGFAGWEREVDQDQDQDRDQQDGVEDDTRLDGEVSEVGNVAEEMEEELQGGTGSGMGRGRESKL; translated from the exons ATGGCCGAAACCAAACTCAAAGACCTTAGCTCCCTAAGGCCCTCCCTCAAAAAACTAATCAACGCCCCCTTCGCCTCCCCAGCCACAACCCCGGCCCCCCCTCAAATAAGAAACATCTACCAGCGGCTCTCCCGCGAAGCCAAATCGCGCAAATACGGCGAACGTCCCTGGATAACCATAGCT gcagcagcaaccttcacgctcaactccccctcctccctctcccacctccactccacctcctcctccctaatcccccacccaacccttccctccctcaccccccccctcacccccctcctcctcgccgaaCTGATCCGCGAAGTCGGCCTCAAATGCATCTCCTTCAATGGAATCCCTCGCACAATCAACTGCCTCAACGCCTTTCGCTCAGACCTGGAGGTAAACCCCTGGTCCAGCTCCCTTTCCTCGGTCCCATCACGAACCGTCACTACCTCAAACATCAACAATACGATAAGCAGGGGAAACGCGCTCTGGAAGTCTATCTACACACCCCATCACGGGAAACTAACCCAAAAGCTTGCACTGGCACATCCCGATTTGCCGGGGTATATTCTCCAGGGTCACTACGCCATGTTACTCGCCGATCCACCGAGGCATGTGGAGGGCGGGGTGCCGAGACAGGCGAGGTTGGGGCGGTGCCTGACCAGTCTTGTGGCGATTGCGTGTTTGAGAGCGcagaggggggttgggccGCAGGTGTTGAGCCATGTTTACGGGTTGAGGAAGGCTGTGGAGCAGGGGTTGCAcagggaggagtttgaggacgaggaggagagggaggggatggaacggttggcgggggatgaggggtgtGAGTGGATTTTGGAGAGCGTTGACAAAATCGCGAGGGCGatcgggggtgggggatttgCCGGTTGGGAGCGGGAGGTTGACCAGGACCAGGACCAGGACCGGGACCAGCAGGacggggtggaggatgatacgaggctggatggggaggtgagcgAGGTTGGGAAtgtggcggaggagatggaggaggagctgcaggGCGGGACGGGGagcgggatggggagggggagggagtccAAGTTGTGA
- a CDS encoding hypothetical protein (EggNog:ENOG503NUAB; COG:C) — protein sequence MSGQKGTKQPFWLGGAAASMAVCFTHPLDLTKYRMQVLHTRAPMLSTLYGFAVRDGIPSLWSGLSASVLRQSTYSTARFGLYTILSRQMQKRSGGAKPSTTSTIACAGVAGGLAGVVGNPTEVVLVRMCADAAKPPAERFLYSDAVTALVRIAREEGVKVFGRGLSANIVRSVLMSELSTPDNAHKLFADLEQDVSQIAPYAAAKKTILTRTRLKDDIRTHALASLFAGTAATTACAPADVLKSRIQSATKGSTVLQVARDGLRQEGPMFLMKGWTPAWLRLTPHTVLTFVIMEKLSELVSMTAATPVPARATA from the exons ATGAGTGGGCAGAAAGGAACCAAGCAACCCTTCTGGCTCGG CGGAGCCGCTGCCTCCATGGCAGTATGCTTCA CCCACCCCCTGGATCTCACAAAATA CCGCATGCAGGTCCTCCATACCCGAGCACCCATGCTCTCGACCCTGTACGGGTTCGCTGTTCGTGATG GAATACCTTCACTGTGGTCCGGCCTTTCCGCTTCGGTTCTCCGACAATCGACATACTCGACAGCCAGGTTCGGTTTGTATACCATCCTGTCCCGCCAGATGCAAAAGCGGTCCGGTGGTGCCAagccatccaccacatccaccataGCGTGTGCCGGTGTGGCCGGCGGGCTCGCTGGCGTGGTGGGGAATCCGACAGAGGTTGTTCTCGTCCGAATGTGTGCCGATGCCGCCAAACCACCGGCAGAGCGCTTTCTCTACTCGGACGCCGTGACTGCCCTCGTCCGGATCGCGAGAGAGGAAGGCGTCAAAgtgtttgggagggggctgTCTGCCAATATCGTCAGGAGTGTCCTCATGAGTGAGTTGAGCACCCCAGACAATGCCCACAAGCTGTTTGCTGACCTCGAACAAGACGTGTCCCAGATCGCACC ATATGCGGCCGCTAAAAAAACTATCCTCACCCGCACCCGGCTGAAAGACGACATCCGAACACACGCCCTGGCATCTCTCTTCGCCGGAACAGCTGCCACGACAGCGTGCGCACCGGCCGATGTGCTGAAGAGCAGAATCCAAAGCGCTACCAAGGGCTCAACCGTCCTCCAGGTTGCGCGTGACGGCCTGAGGCAAGAAGGGCCAATGTTCCTCATGAAGGGGTGGACGCCAGCCTGGCTCCGCCTGACACCTCACACCGTCCTCACATTCGTCATCATGGAAAAGCTCTCCGAGCTCGTCAGCATGACGGCAGCCACCCCGGTGCCGGCTCGAGCAACCGCTTGA
- a CDS encoding hypothetical protein (EggNog:ENOG503NWZV; COG:K) — translation MDVDSTDRPDAAGALKTDGVRESPKDHNSRRAAACLVCRRSKIKCEKGRMPNDERCQRCLQLGVQCVRPDFHVGRRKGVKNKRTGLEKALHQVEQAVRRSGTSIQGIEATKVVSELKVLLGSGSEGSMPPGDTIQVGGRKPNPRRDSRQSDTLLPDASSDAGDSSASDQDGMSVPPQGSTPSQGHAVEESLAVDDAENPLQLLARASDLHVSPKSGNDSLPAEAASHQRARQSKQPDQPSEVEKFFKLSQFSLDVGSDLDPIDLGLMTVEEADALFTFFHHNLAHTRWGLDPVLYTASFTRSRSAFLFTSICAASALFMATASALSRRLSNHCQALVNRIIRDRYRSVEIVLAFMVNVPWMAPGKHSTDDETCWYVSMATTMALDLSLHKILVSQQSVNGQGMGSMPMQVPRADCIDPKVALSLDGFSEVDPNSEYGRRLLRRRERCWIALFVLERGMCLARGRCYTVPITPILKGCDQWHLSNIADTMDGHLVSMAVLRRDLVSLSGVSVEMVEAQDDLFTSIRAVCDGSRDGRTGGGIIATSIQMTVDKFFDEWHAKWGISIGTGPRMSEGFMRSPEPLFADQAAEHRLPPYVQILVTHTRLSIYSSVINHPTAPTEVRHFFHAAGLSSALNVMRAAIQGESQLSSMPNNTAIMISFAACFALRLSGQLPGNSNLAPSVRALIEETAEVLERIGSATKHRDGMSALYGKYLRCIVKKAALSANETAPRPRTGHHQSEPLTQQHQATAPYARHSDANNHNHARGSFSMTDTLPPNPPVSGFLEPPIWSEPIQFSSMSDDQIVEALSRVNNEFDPALNMYPWDDAAALDWLNWSNLPDFGT, via the exons ATGGATGTCGACTCTACGGACCGGCCAGACGCTGCTGGCGCACTCAAGACAGACGGCGTCAGGGAATCGCCCAAGGATCACAACAGCCGCCGGGCCGCTGCATGTCTCGTGTGTCGCAGAAGCAAGATCAAGTGTGAGAAGGGACGCATGCCAAACGACGAGCGCTGTCAACGTTGTCTCCAGTTGGGGGTGCAGTGTGTTCGACCTGATTTCCATGTTGGACGTCGAAAAGGGGTCAAGAA CAAGCGAACTGGACTGGAGAAGGCGCTGCACCAGGTTGAGCAGGCAGTGAGGAGATCAGGGACCAGCATTCAGGGGATCGAGGCCACCAAGGTTGTATCCGAGCTCAAAGTACTTCTCGGGTCGGGCTCGGAAGGGTCTATGCCACCAGGCGACACCATTCAGGTTGGTGGACGAAAGCCGAACCCGCGCCGAGACTCGAGACAGAGCGACACGCTCCTTCCGGACGCTTCATCTGACGCCGGAGACAGCAGCGCTTCCGACCAGGACGGCATGAGTGTACCGCCGCAGGGATCGACCCCATCCCAGGGCCACGCTGTCGAGGAGAgtcttgctgttgatgatgctgagaaCCCGCTCCAACTTCTTGCGCGCGCATCCGACCTTCACGTGTCCCCAAAGTCTGGGAACGATAGCCTACCGGCAGAAGCTGCCTCTCATCAACGAGCACGCCAGAGCAAGCAACCCGACCAGCCATCGGAAGTGGAAAAGTTCTTTAAGCTCAGCCAATTCAGCCTCGATGTCGGGAGTGATCTGGACCCAATCGATCTCGGCCTCATGAccgtggaggaggccgatgCACTGTTCACTTT TTTCCATCACAACCTAGCGCATACCCGCTGGGGCCTTGACCCAGTCTTGTACACAGCATCGTTCACTCGTTCCCGGTCTGCCTTTCTCTTCACGTCAATATGCGCCGCCTCTGCCCTCTTCATGGCCACTGCCTCGGCCCTGTCCCGTCGCCTCTCGAATCACTGCCAAGCTCTCGTGAACCGCATCATCCGTGACCGTTACCGCTCCGTCGAGATTGTCCTTGCCTTCATGGTCAACGTCCCCTGGATGGCGCCCGGGAAACACAGCACCGATGACGAAACCTGCTGGTACGTCAGCatggcgacgacgatggcGCTTGATCTCAGTCTGCACAAGATCTTGGTCTCACAACAGAGCGTAAACGGCCAAGGCATGGGAAGTATGCCGATGCAAGTTCCGAGAGCAGACTGCATCGACCCCAAGGTGGCGCTTTCGCTGGACGGGTTCTCGGAGGTGGATCCGAACAGCGAGTATGGCAGACGGCTGCTAAGAAGAAGGGAACGGTGCTGGATTGCCCTTTTCGTCTTGGAAAGAGGCATGTGTTTGGCAAGAGGTCGGTGCTACACGGTTCCCATCACGCCCATCCTCAAGGGGTGTGACCAGTGGCATTTGTCAAATATTGCAGACACGATGGATGGGCATCTTGTTTCCATGGCGGTGCTGAGGAGAGATTTGGTGAGCTTATCCGGCGTGTCCGTGGAAATGGTTGAG GCGCAGGATGATTTATTTACGTCTATCAGGGCGGTCTGTGATGGCTCTCGGGATGGAAGAACCGGGGGCGGGATTATAGCCACCTC GATCCAAATGACCGTTGACAAATTCTTTGACGAATGGCATGCTAAATGGGGCATCTCAATCGGCACCGGGCCGCGTATGTCTGAAGGTTTCATGCGCAGCCCAGAACCGCTGTTTGCTGACCAAGCGGCAGAGCATCGACTGCCGCCGTATGTGCAAATCCTGGTGACCCATACCAGGCTTTCCATCTACAGCAGCGTCATCAACCACCCGACGGCTCCCACCGAAGTGCGCCACTTTTTCCATGCGGCCGGCCTCTCATCTGCGCTCAACGTCATGCGAGCTGCAATCCAGGGCGAGAGCCAACTGTCCAGCATGCCCAACAACACAGCCATCATGATCTCGTTCGCCGCGTGCTTTGCTCTTCGTCTCAGCGGCCAGCTGCCGGGCAATTCCAACCTGGCACCAAGCGTCCGAGCCCTCATTGAGGAAACAGCAGAGGTCCTCGAACGCATCGGCTCGGCAACAAAGCATCGAGATGGCATGTCGGCATTGTACGGAAAATATCTCAGATGCATTGTCAAAAAAGCGGCGCTATCAGCAAACGAGACCGCCCCTCGCCCCCGGACCGGTCACCACCAATCAGAACCTCTCacgcaacaacaccaagccaCAGCACCGTATGCGAGACACAGTGACGCCAATAACCACAATCACGCCCGCGGCAGCTTTAGTATGACGGACACCTTACCACCCAACCCGCCTGTTTCCGGCTTCCTGGAACCGCCCATCTGGTCCGAGCCAATCCAGTTCTCGTCCATGTCGGATGATCAAATCGTCGAGGCACTCAGCAGGGTCAATAACGAGTTTGACCCAGCCCTCAACATGTATCCCTGGGACGACGCGGCGGCGTTGGATTGGTTGAACTGGTCAAACCTACCGGACTTTGGTACTTGA
- a CDS encoding hypothetical protein (EggNog:ENOG503Q4QN; COG:S), producing MAASNHFLEDKKIIVVGGGIAGCAFVAALHKLWNPNWRLPEIVVLERNPRDVRHNYSISLHGDSVNGGLVALQQLGLLNETLSHSIFGLRSGQFKMWDVNWKELMSTQPRPWGGLPTGSMRIQRSDLERILVREAERINAAFHRGVECTGAERLANGRIRVAVEDEAGVKNHQDCDFLVVADGAQSRLRAALRPHDDLKYAGAVQIGGRAEFPHGIPEPIEENWGVLLSGKGVCCYFSAVDKDTVVWALSQLRAEPDTRTSVATPDRFAALKEEALRLGSMFSEPFCTIVESTIPSSAFVTAAMEKEPFRHDDPSLERIVFIGDANHAVSAFAGNGANLALKDGWDLAENICYQSSLHNAVAAYDRLGFARAAEAIKSSHQKIDFAHCTSLKDSLLRAGLATGRWFMRIRGM from the coding sequence ATGGCGGCATCCAATCATTTCCTCGAGGACAAAAAGATCATTGTGGTAGGCGGTGGCATCGCTGGATGCGCCTTTGTGGCTGCCCTCCACAAACTCTGGAACCCAAACTGGAGATTACCAGAGATCGTCGTCCTCGAGCGCAACCCAAGAGATGTTCGACACAACTATTCGATATCTCTACATGGCGACAGCGTCAATGGAGGTCTGGTCGCCTTGCAACAACTCGGCCTCCTGAATGAAACACTCAGTCACTCCATCTTCGGTCTCCGGTCGGGCCAGTTCAAAATGTGGGATGTTAACTGGAAGGAGCTGATGTCAACACAGCCTCGGCCATGGGGGGGCCTGCCAACGGGGTCCATGAGAATCCAGCGCAGCGATCTTGAACGAATCCTGGTCCGAGAAGCAGAGAGGATAAACGCAGCCTTCCATCGGGGTGTTGAATGTACCGGGGCTGAGCGGTTAGCCAACGGCAGGATTCGAGTCGcagtggaggatgaggcaGGAGTCAAAAACCACCAGGATTGTGACTTTCTCGTGGTCGCCGACGGCGCTCAGAGCAGACTCAGGGCTGCTCTCCGGCCCCACGATGACCTCAAGTACGCCGGCGCGGTCCAGATAGGTGGAAGAGCCGAGTTCCCACATGGGATACCGGAACCCATCGAGGAGAATTGGGGTGTCTTGTTGTCCGGAAAGGGGGTTTGCTGTTACTTCTCGGCCGTCGATAAAGACACTGTCGTGTGGGCACTGAGCCAACTACGAGCCGAGCCGGATACGCGAACAAGCGTAGCGACGCCCGACAGATTCGCAGCCCtcaaagaagaagccctccGTCTCGGCAGCATGTTCTCGGAGCCATTCTGCACAATCGTCGAGTCgaccatcccatcatcagcctTTGTGACTGCAGCCATGGAGAAGGAACCATTTCGGCACGACGACCCGAGCCTCGAAAGAATAGTCTTTATCGGTGATGCCAACCATGCCGTGAGTGCTTTTGCTGGAAACGGAGCCAATCTGGCGTTGAAAGATGGATGGGATCTGGCGGAAAACATCTGTTACCAGTCATCTCTGCACAACGCTGTGGCAGCCTACGACAGACTGGGCTTTGCACGGGCAGCTGAGGCCATCAAGTCGTCTCACCAAAAAATTGACTTTGCCCATTGCACAAGCCTCAAGGACTCGCTGTTACGAGCTGGGCTGGCGACTGGACGATGGTTTATGCGCATTAGGGGGATGTGA
- the MSH6 gene encoding DNA mismatch repair protein msh6 (COG:L; BUSCO:EOG09260DP1; EggNog:ENOG503NU39), protein MGDKTAARTPAKTPSTAKKQGQAPSTGKQQSILGFFSKTPASSANAPNSSPSVKPTPSLKKASSSQCLQETTKSNSARRPPDATPVPSSDVPEPTSSQENRDVSTAKVSKSRTTMRDTTTLPSSPSRKVKKAVNYAELSDEEDEEFIASLTSRKSRQRRPRAAVIDEDDEDTYEAGANEVEEEDDEMEDFVVSDDSDAPSRSKKRKRPAAKTSAPRKKTTNPSPPRSAALDVDGDEPMEDVPPSTSTAQKWKYDPDSIDHEEPQETVVKAPPAAKKPSSTPKPKPKAHTQEPEKRYPWLANILDGNKKPPTDPEFDPTSIYIPPAAEKQFSAFEKQYWDIKKNLWDTVVFFKKGKFYELYENDATIGHQLFDLKMTDRVNMRMVGVPESSLDMWVNQFVAKGFKVARVDQMESALGKEMRERDAKAKKADKIIRRELACILTAGTLVDGSMLQDDMATYCAAIKESVVDGKPCFGIAFVDAATGQFLISEFEDDVDLTKFETFVAQTCPRELVLEKSRLSTKALRILKNNTAPTTIWNYLKPGAEFWDAETSRRELECNGYFSNADNQEEVWPEKLEKVKEKDLLMSALGGLVHYLRFLKLERSLLSQGNFEPYNPIHRNGTLILDGQTLINLEIFSNTANGGVEGTLFNLLNRCITPFGKRLFRQWVCHPLCNIQKINERLDAVDMLSNDKSALAEFSSHMSKMPDLERLISRIHAGSCRPEDFVRVLEGFEQIDYTMNFLGAFGSGNGLVDRLISCMPDLKEPLGYWETAFDRKKARDSKVLIPERGIEEDYDNSEDELNRIKEELAQLLEKQKTALKCRQLKFTDVGKEVYQIEVPKSVKVPSSWRQMSATAAVKRYYFRELESLVRELQETEETHSQIVKEVASRFFKKFDADYEVWLQAIRIISQLDCLMSLAKSSLALGLPSCRPEFVDDERSVLHFEELRHPCMINRVDDFIPNNIHLGGEQAKINLLTGANAAGKSTVLRMTCTAVIMAQIGCYVPAVSAKLTPVDRIMSRLGANDNIFAAQSTFFVELSETKKILAEATSRSLVILDELGRGTSSYDGVAVAQAVLHHVASHIGCVGFFATHYHSLATEFENHPEIRARRMQIHVDGGNRRVTFLYKLEDGVAEGSFGMHCAAMCGIPNKVIEEAEVAAKEWEHTSRLKESLERAKTGCYIPLGVLSDVASLLRVGGEAEVQERGVEVLLRAIEAL, encoded by the exons ATGGGAGACAAGACAGCAGCCCGCACCCCGGCAAAGACGCCGTCTACAGCTAAGAAACAGGGACAGGCGCCGTCAACGGGCAAGCAGCAGAGCATTCTCGGCTTCTTTTCTAAGACACCAGCAAGCAGTGCCAATGCTCCCAATTCTTCGCCCTCGGTCAAGCCGACACCTTCCCTCAAGAAAGCCAGCTCCTCGCAATGCCTCCAGGAGACAACCAAGTCCAACTCTGCGCGACGACCACCCGATGCTACACCTGTCCCCAGCAGTGACGTCCCTGAGCCGACCAGCTCTCAGGAAAACAGAGACGTCAGCACTGCCAAG GTGTCAAAATCGAGGACGACCATGAGGGACACCACGACGCTGCCTAGCAGCCCTTCCCGAAAGGTCAAAAAAGCCGTCAACTATGCCGAATTATccgacgaagaagatgaggagtTTATCGCCTCATTGACATCTCGGAAGAGCCGACAGCGCCGCCCGCGTGCGGCGGTcatcgacgaggatgatgaggacacGTACGAGGCAGGCGCCAAtgaagttgaagaggaggacg ACGAAATGGAAGACTTTGTAGTTTCGGACGACTCAGATGCTCCATCCAGatcgaagaagaggaaacgGCCAGCTGCCAAAACCTCTGCGCCACGGAAGAAGACCACCAACCCATCGCCGCCTCGTTCAGCTGCTCTAGACGTGGACGGTGACGAGCCAATGGAAGACGTCCCCCCGTCGACGTCCACCGCACAGAAGTGGAAATACGACCCTGACAGCATCGATCATGAGGAGCCACAGGAGACGGTCGTCAAGGCCCCTCCAGCTGCGAAGAAGCCGTCGTCAACACCCAAACCGAAACCGAAAGCCCACACTCAGGAACCCGAGAAGAGATATCCCTGGCTGGCCAACATCCTGGATGGCAACAAAAAGCCACCAACCGACCCAGAGTTCGATCCCACGTCCATCTACATCCCACCGGCAGCGGAGAAGCAGTTCTCTGCCTTTGAGAAGCAGTACTGGGACATCAAGAAGAATCTCTGGGATACCGTCGTGTTCTTCAAGAAGGGCAAGTTCTACGAGCTGTACGAAAATGATGCAACCATTGGTCACCAGTTGTTTGATCTGAAGATGACAGACCGCGTCAACATGCGCATGGTGGGTGTCCCTGAGAGCTCACTCGATATGTGGGTCAACCAGTTCGTCGCGAAAGGCTTCAAGGTCGCTCGTGTAGACCAGATGGAGTCCGCGCTTGGCAAGGAGATGCGTGAGCGTGACGcaaaggccaagaaggcggaCAAGATCATCCGACGTGAGCTTGCTTGCATCTTGACTGCCGGCACCCTGGTGGACGGCAGCATGCTCCAGGATGATATGGCCACATACTGCGCAGCCATCAAGGAGTCTGTTGTGGATGGCAAGCCTTGCTTTGGCATTGCGTTTGTGGATGCCGCCACTGGTCAGTTTTTAATAtccgagtttgaggatgatgtcgaccTCACCAAGTTCGAGACCTTTGTTGCCCAGACATGCCCTCGGGAACTGGTGCTGGAAAAGTCGCGGCTGTCCACCAAGGCGCTCCGCATCCTCAAGAACAACACTGCACCTACCACCATCTGGAACTATCTCAAACCCGGCGCCGAGTTTTGGGATGCTGAGACGTCGAGGCGCGAACTGGAGTGCAACGGTTACTTCTCCAACGCTGACAACCAGGAGGAAGTCTGGCCGgagaagctcgagaaggtcaaggagaaggaccTCTTGATGTCGGCTCTTGGCGGGCTGGTTCATTACCTGCGCTTCCTCAAGCTCGAACGGAGCTTGCTCTCGCAAGGGAACTTTGAACCATACAATCCAATCCACCGCAACGGCACGCTCATCTTGGACGGCCAgaccctcatcaacctcgagATCTTCTCCAACACGGCCAACGGTGGCGTGGAAGGAACGCTTTTTAACCTCCTCAACAGGTGTATTACGCCGTTTGGGAAGCGTCTCTTCCGGCAGTGGGTTTGCCACCCGCTCTGCAACATCCAGAAGATCAACGAACGTCTTGATGCGGTGGACATGCTCAGCAACGACAAGAGTGCGCTTGCCGAGTTCTCGTCCCACATGAGTAAGATGCCCGACCTGGAGCGATTGATCTCGCGCATCCACGCCGGCTCCTGCAGACCTGAAGACTTTGTCCGTGTTCTCGAGGGCTTTGAGCAGATTGACTACACCATGAACTTCCTTGGCGCTTTTGGGAGTGGCAATGGGCTGGTGGACCGGCTCATTTCTTGCATGCCGGATCTCAAAGAGCCCCTTGGTTACTGGGAGACGGCCTTTGACAGGAAGAAGGCTCGCGACAGCAAGGTTCTCATCCCCGAGCGGGGGATCGAGGAGGATTATGACAACAGCGAGGACGAGCTGAACCGCATCAAGGAAGAGTTGGCTCAGCTGctcgagaagcaaaagacgGCCTTGAAGTGCAGGCAACTCAAGTTCACCGACGTCGGCAAGGAGGTGTACCAGATTGAAGTGCCCAAGTCGGTCAAGGTGCCTTCGAGTTGGCGCCAGATGTCGGCTACGGCCGCTGTCAAGCGGTACTACTTCCGAGAGCTGGAAAGCCTTGTCCGTGAGCTCCAGGAAACCGAGGAGACGCACTCCCAGATCGTCAAGGAGGTCGCGTCAAGGTTCTTTAAGAAATTCGACGCTGATTACGAGGTGTGGTTGCAGGCCATTCGCATCATCTCGCAGCTGGACTGCCTGATGAGCTTGGCCAAGTCGTCTCTTGCCCTCGGCCTTCCCAGTTGCCGTCCGGagtttgttgatgacgaGCGGAGCGTCTTGCACTTTGAGGAGCTCCGTCACCCGTGCATGATCAACAGGGTGGACGACTTTATTCCAAACAATATCCACCTCGGCGGCGAGCAGGCCAAGATTAACCTTCTTACCGGTGCCAACGCGGCTGGAAAGTCGACTGTTCTTCGAATG ACTTGTACTGCCGTCATCATGGCCCAGATTGGCTGTTACGTCCCGGCTGTGTCGGCCAAGTTGACGCCTGTCGACCGTATCATGTCTCGTCTCGGCGCCAACGACAATATTTTTGCCGCCCAAAGCACCTTCTTTGTTGAGCTGTCCGAAACCAAGAAGATTCTGGCCGAGGCTACGTCCCGCTCCCTTGTTATTCTTGACGAGCTCGGACGTGGCACCTCTTCGTATGATGGCGTGGCTGTCGCCCAAGCTGTTCTTCACCATGTGGCATCCCACATTGGTTGTGTTGGCTTCTTTGCTACCCACTACCACAGCCTGGCAACCGAGTTTGAGAACCACCCTGAGATCCGGGCGCGGAGGATGCAGATTCACGTCGACGGTGGGAACCGGCGAGTGACGTTCTTGTACAAACTAGAGGACGGTGTTGCAGAGGGATCGTTTGGAATGCACTGTGCTGCCATGTGCGGTATTCCCAACAAGGTcatcgaggaggccgaggtggcGGCCAAGGAGTGGGAGCACACCAGCCGGTTGAAGGAAAGCTTGGAGAGGGCCAAGACGGGGTGTTACATCCCTCTCGGAGTGCTGAGCGATGTGGCAAGCTTGCttagggttggtggtgaggcagaAGTGCAGGAgcggggggtggaggtgctgtTGCGAGCCATTGAGGCGCTCTGA
- a CDS encoding hypothetical protein (COG:U; EggNog:ENOG503P3N7), which produces MASLTLALLLALFALLTSADPSVPTQNTQFCNFGHPTGHADFCFGLSVKNHSSPKPNHDFHKDFHVSLSIRRSGKLGWTAVGTGPTMAGSVMVVVYGDPGRGRPAVSVRSVDGHHLPGTIDHQGVDGEMEDWEKPNGPATHAARVEVVCEKCDTFGSVQSWGGGGTGGSMPWIWAWNDHQDFEHDGDGFEVGAKLKMHRHREGSGGFGRFWVDMRRAALEGGRHEWDFEEKEGNRRVGTSDGPIGVGAWFDFVVRVWSLAKIHGVVMGVGFLGLFPLGLVMIRMNSGKGRPFKRHWRVQVLATTVAVIGALIGGRLSKWHMPKTSHQWLGVGVVVGLVVQSVLGWRHHVDFVRIKRRTWISHGHIWLGRFLVAGGLVNVVLGMLLSGKGAGSVWLVVAVGVLEAAGLGYWLWRAERRRKQAAGGGEDGMEALALMPRSSDGGENYFALDESEEESSDEGEDGKMSDEESLRKRSVDSATSVKKSLAATKD; this is translated from the exons ATGGCCTCCCTCACGCTCGCGTTACTGCTTgccctcttcgccctcctcacctctgCCGACCCTTCGGTACCCACACAAAACACCCAGTTTTGCAACTTTGGACACCCCACCGGGCATGCCGATTTCTGCTTTGGTCTGTCGGTGAAAAATCACTCGAGCCCAAAGCCAAATCACGACTTTCACAAGGATTTTCACGTCAGCTTATCGATCCGCCGATCGGGGAAGCTAGGGTGGACGGCTGTTGGGACGGGGCCGACGATGGCGGGGTcggtgatggttgttgtttaCGGGGAtccggggaggggaaggcCGGCGGTTAGTGTCAGGAGTGTGGATGGGCATCACCTACCCGGGACTATTGATCACCAGGGTGtcgatggggag atggaggaCTGGGAAAAGCCGAACGGGCCAGCGACGCATGCCGCACgggtggaggttgtttgTGAGAAGTGCGATACTTTTGGGAGTGTGCAgagctggggtggtgggggaacAGGGGGGAGTATGCCGTGGATTTGGGCTTGGAATGATCATCAGGATTTTGAACATGATGGGGACgggtttgaggttggggcGAAATTGAAGATGCATAGGCATCGtgaggggagtggggggtttgggaggtttTGGGTTGATATGCGGAGGGCTGCtcttgagggagggagaCATGAGTGGGATTttgaggaaaaggaagggaacAGGAGGGTGGGGACGAGTGATGGGCCGATTGGGGTCGGGGCTTGGTTTGActttgtggtgagggtttggTCGTTGGCGAAGATAcatggggtggtgatgggggtggggtttttggggttgttcccgttggggttggtgatgatcagGATGAAtagtgggaaggggaggccgTTTAAGAGGCATTGGAGGGTGCAGGTTTTGGCCACGACGGTTGCGGTTATTGGAGCGCTGATTGGAGGACGGTTGTCAAAGTGGCATATGCCAAAAACATCACATCagtggttgggggtgggcgTTGTGGTAGGGTTGGTTGTGCAGAGTGTTTTGGGGTGGAGGCACCATGTTGACTTTGTGAGGATCAAGAGACGGACGTGGATTTCTCACGGGCATATCTGGCTGGGGAGGTTTTTggttgctggggggttggtgaatgTGGTTTTGGGCATGTTGTTGTCTGGCAAGGGTGCAGGGTCGGTTTGGTTGGTCGTCGCGGTGGGAGTGTTGGAGGCGGCTGGGTTGGGCTACTGGCTTTGGAGGGCTGAGAGGCGGAGGAAGCaggctgctggtgggggggaggatgggatggaggcTTTGGctttgatgccgaggagTAGCGATGGAGGGGAGAATTATTTTGCATTGGATGAGAGCGAAGAGGAAAGCTcggatgagggtgaggatggcaagATGTCGGATGAGGAGTCATTACGGAAGAGATCAGTGGACTCAGCGACTTCGGTGAAGAAGAGTTTGGCAGCAACGAAGGACTAA